In a genomic window of bacterium:
- a CDS encoding long-chain fatty acid--CoA ligase: protein MNAFDYPNVLQLFEDQCDRYANMPFLWEKRGQWIPMTWNEFRNDVYRFGAALIERGITRNEGVAILSGNVKEWPICDLGTIYAGGVSVGLYPTSSATQCAFMIDHSDSKTVVVDHARQLEKILEVRPSLTNLRDIVVIDPNVPTDQRKNIWNIKDFLALGDNHLRVGLKTMEMLRRTMQPADTIMYVYTSGTTGDPKAAMISNRYFLYNGDSINNVFDFKPQESIISYLPFCHVGERIFGFSVSLIAGRQFYLVEDYSKVIDTLIEIDADIFGGVPRLYEKMYAKITGHIAIMPENQRSEIQSAFSTARDYFSYVLNRREAPPQLTQEYASFNASVLKPLREMVFGKKMRICTSGAAPLSKDVAEFFVAIGSPIYEAYGLTENISASINRPDKHRISTVGVPMPYCEIKLAEDGEILIKGDNTFSGYYKNETATRWMFDANGEWMLTGDIGTFDQDGFLRIIDRKKELLITSTGKNIAPAPIEIMLKYDTVISQSMIVGDGKSYIAALITINPFEAVRSVKELAATLPHDVVENLKKGQWPPDGEMRKLIEQPALREHIQNTIHKVNASLNHTEQIKKFTILPFDFSIERGEITPTLKLKRKVITERYKDIIEHLYHSA from the coding sequence ATGAATGCCTTTGATTATCCTAATGTTTTACAGCTTTTTGAAGATCAATGTGATCGTTACGCGAACATGCCATTTTTATGGGAAAAGCGCGGTCAATGGATTCCGATGACGTGGAACGAATTTCGTAACGACGTATATCGCTTTGGGGCCGCTTTGATCGAACGTGGCATCACACGAAATGAAGGTGTTGCCATTTTATCGGGGAATGTCAAGGAATGGCCGATATGCGATCTTGGAACGATCTATGCCGGTGGAGTATCGGTAGGACTTTATCCAACCTCCTCAGCGACGCAGTGTGCGTTCATGATCGACCATTCAGATTCCAAAACCGTGGTCGTCGATCATGCTCGCCAATTGGAAAAAATCTTAGAAGTACGTCCGTCACTGACAAATTTGCGTGATATTGTTGTCATAGATCCTAACGTACCGACTGATCAACGGAAGAATATCTGGAATATAAAAGATTTTCTCGCACTCGGTGACAATCATCTGCGAGTCGGACTCAAGACGATGGAAATGTTACGCCGCACGATGCAGCCTGCCGATACGATCATGTATGTGTATACGTCCGGTACAACCGGCGATCCGAAAGCGGCCATGATTTCCAACCGTTATTTTTTATATAACGGCGATTCAATCAACAACGTATTTGACTTCAAACCGCAGGAATCGATCATTTCATATTTACCGTTCTGTCACGTGGGAGAACGGATTTTTGGTTTTTCCGTTTCGTTGATTGCCGGACGTCAGTTTTATCTCGTCGAAGATTATTCGAAAGTCATTGATACGCTTATTGAAATCGACGCCGATATTTTCGGAGGCGTGCCACGGTTGTATGAAAAAATGTATGCCAAGATAACCGGACATATAGCGATAATGCCTGAAAATCAGCGATCGGAAATTCAATCTGCGTTTTCAACCGCGAGAGACTATTTTAGTTACGTTCTCAACCGGCGCGAAGCTCCACCGCAATTGACGCAGGAGTATGCATCCTTCAATGCATCCGTATTGAAACCTTTGCGGGAAATGGTGTTTGGAAAGAAAATGCGGATTTGTACATCCGGCGCGGCGCCGCTGTCGAAAGATGTTGCAGAATTTTTTGTCGCCATTGGTTCGCCGATTTACGAGGCGTACGGCTTGACGGAAAATATCTCCGCCTCGATTAATCGGCCTGATAAACATCGGATCAGTACGGTCGGGGTACCGATGCCGTATTGCGAAATTAAGCTGGCGGAGGACGGCGAAATTCTCATCAAAGGCGATAATACGTTTTCAGGCTATTACAAAAATGAAACGGCGACACGGTGGATGTTTGACGCAAACGGCGAGTGGATGTTGACCGGCGATATCGGTACATTCGACCAGGATGGATTCCTGCGCATCATCGACCGCAAAAAAGAATTATTGATCACCAGCACCGGCAAAAACATTGCGCCCGCGCCGATTGAAATTATGCTGAAATACGATACCGTGATCAGCCAGTCCATGATAGTAGGGGATGGGAAAAGTTATATTGCTGCGCTGATCACGATCAATCCGTTTGAAGCTGTTCGTTCCGTAAAAGAACTGGCGGCGACATTGCCGCACGACGTGGTGGAAAATCTGAAAAAAGGCCAATGGCCGCCGGACGGGGAAATGCGTAAATTGATCGAACAACCTGCTTTGCGCGAGCATATTCAGAATACGATTCACAAAGTGAATGCTTCGCTTAATCACACGGAACAAATCAAAAAATTTACGATCCTGCCTTTTGATTTTTCTATCGAACGCGGTGAAATTACGCCGACGTTGAAATTGAAACGGAAAGTCATTACCGAGCGCTACAAAGATATTATCGAGCACCTCTATCATTCAGCTTAG